The nucleotide window ATCTACTGTATCTATAGTTGATTTGTAAGACTGgtaaaaattggaaacaaaaataatcTAAGTTAACGGCAAATGACAACGAGTGaccacaacaaaaaatgttgagGTTGTAGTGGAAGCAAGATTTTGGTGAatttagtaaaataaaactacGGGTTTTTGCGGCAGCATTCAATCCAAAGAAAATCGAAAAATATGGTGGAAATGGaagaaaattgttgtttgtatttCTAAATAGGTACCggaaaaacatttctttttaattaagttGCAACAAACTTGTAGTGACTAAAAAATTCATGTCGCTGCCTGTAGCTACCAGTTATATCTTTGACCAAGATAAAACATGGTTTTACTGTTCGTTAAATCTTTTACTAAACGAATTTTGACGTTACATGACGAAGTCTTTCTTCTGTACGTTTAGTTACCACTTTTTCGAATTcgtcaaaaatacaaaatattaaaactcgTTATTCATCGAAAAGCACGGAATGACCCTCATTTGATATACTGTAAGTAAAGTAAGACCCgttttatgcaaaatttttgccatttttttgctttttttaaatttttttacagtaGGCAAGCCAACGTTTGTGATCAATGGTTTTTTAGTTGTCTCACTCATGCCTAAAACGTTTTCGTTGAATCTAAAGTTTCTCGAAAAGTTATTTTGCCGTCTATGCTATTTGTAGTTTGCAGACTATACACTTAAGTTCAGCTTATCCATTTCTGAGCTCATATATCCGCAATCGATCTGCACCCTCGTTCCTTGCATGGCCTCTTGTTGGGGTATCTTGTTTAGAAATGATACTTCAACTGAGTCCATCAAAAGTGTCTCATTTTAATGTAGGTTGATCACCCAATCAAACTACATCTTCATCATCATATTAGGTAACCACTTGCAACCCCTGCAAATCACTGTTCGAATCATTGCATTGACTCATTAATTATCATTGACTCATTACCCGAATGATTAAATGTCTGGGAAAGAAACGAAAACTATAACCTGGGTCAAACTAAATCACTACTGATTATGACGTGGTTGCTACTCAGAGTCATTTCTTGATTTAGATTTTGTCGAACGTATTGAGACAAAACTGCATTGAACTGAGTCGTCTGTTATGAGTTTGAGGCGCAGAGTTCGTAAAATCAATGTCAAATGTTTCTTACATTCTGGCGTGATTGCAGTTCAGGCTGGAGCACGCTGGCCTCCACGTATCAAGATTTTGTTCAGTTTGTCCTTTTATGAGTCTTTTAAACTGCCTTTGACTTGCGTAGAGGCCCAACTGGGACCTGGTAACCTGGACCTGGCCACCTGATTAACGTTTACTATACAAGAGGTTTATTTCGGTTTCAGGCAGCTCGGTTTCAATAAAGGAATTTATTATATCAATTTACACAAAGTTTAATCgttaattaaacaattaatataACTATCGTCTTATAGAACCGCAGCCGGGTTTTCATAGGGCAGCAACATTTATTCTTCGACATACCATTCAAATCCTAGTTTTGATGATGGCACGTATACATAGTTCGCTAAAATACATTACTTTTTACAAATTATCTAACATTTCAAATTTATGCAGTAAATAGTCCATTCAATTTGCTGCTTTACGTCACGCATGACTAGTCAATCAACGCGGGAAAAAACGGTTTCTGTCTCTATAGCTCCATTCGGTGATCAAGCAGGTAGCGTGACTCACTTTTTGGCAAGTTGAATAACGTGGCTAGGGAGCATATTTGCATTATACGTAAACTCATTGAAACGAAAAAAGGGGCTGATATTGTAAAACGAATAAGGTTTAATTGCTTGGAGCGTTCCAGTAAAAGCTAGAAAATGTCAAATTAACGTTTCGAAAGCACCTTTGTAGTTGattttttcaatgattttatatTGAAGCAGTAAAccttaaaagttaaaacaggTTTAATGAAATAGATTTTAACTTTATGCGCATCATGGCCATGTTCAcgcaataaaagtttttaatttttctgtaattcTGCATTTCGTTGTTTAGACATTTCTTTAAAAGAATGATTCAACCTGATCTCAAAAGGTGAAAAACTTTATGTGACAAAGCTCTTTGTTCCATATGTAACttctacaaacaaaatataagtCTGCTGATAGCTACATAACAGTGATATAAATGACGCATTTcaatattaatttttcatCAACTACGTCATACATGCTAGAATGGGTGGCCATGGACCACCAGATTAAagaattataaatttaaaaagttttacgtAAATAAATCGCTTACGAAAGCTTATTTGGGAGACAATAACTTTTTACAAAGGTTTCCAAACACACTCCTTCGCACATCACAATGTTACACACCAATGTTATTGTTCGGCTTTTCTGCAGTCACGTAAACGTAAAGCGAATAGTTTAGAGTTCCCCAAACAGAGAGTGAAGTTTCGATCGGTTTTCACTCAAGTGGAAACTAGGGTTTTGGGTACTTGTGAAAAGCCAGTCTTTGCAAAAACAGTTTACGTATGTTTCTTAGCTATACGTTTAAATTTCCAACATGGTATTTGTGCTGATTAAACTTCGCCCGTCGAAGATTAGGTTCATGCATAAAACGATAAACAGCAACTTCAGCGACGGAAAGTCAGTTAACGAAACAGTTGAGAAAATATCTTCAGGCGAAATGTCGGTGAACGATTTGCCCAAGATCAAAGTGACGAAGAAGAACGGATTTTATTACTCCTTTGACAACCGGAGGCTGTACGTCTACAGAGTGCTGGAGTTAAGAGGACTCCTGGACACTGTTGAAGTGAAAAAAGCTCCTGTTCGGTTCTTTCAGGAGGAAAGATTCACAACGGATAACAATGGGAGGTGCGTGAGGTTGGCAGTTGGACCTACTCTTCCTCATGCGTCTGCTGAGTCTCCTGCGTCTTCATCATCGGATGAAGACTGGTGAGTTAAATCGGCTTCTTCATCAGtaaaaataaagatcgatAGCGTTTCTGTCTCGTGTAATCATTGATATTAATTAAATTCTTGTTCCATATGAGAAAGAAGCTGATGAAAATACCTACtatttttatctatttttttCCACTCTTTGCATAGTAACAAAGAACTCTTGTATAAACTCTTTTCTAACAAAATCAAGTCAGCTTTACAAAGCACTCGCCTTGATAGAACGCTATTAAGCATAAAATTCATTTTGCGTATAAGCTTACCTCGATGAAGTAACTTTCATTAAGAAATTtggcaaaataaatttaaaagccGTTTGCCATAGGTCGAGTGAAAGTGACGTGGATTCTCCATATTATTATGAAGATTTTGGTATCGATTATGACGACACATACAATCATTATGACGATTTAAACGATTACTTAACAGAACTTCATCTTGGGGATGATTATGATGAAAGGTAAGATTCAAAATAATGCTTTGGCGAGTTTCAGTTATTATAGgaaaatataatattattCGTGTTATGTaggttatactgtatattattgtattgtaagGAAAGATTGGTGATTATAATTTGTAGGCTACACAGTTAAGTCGCATTTCTACCGGGATAAAATTTGgattagaaataaaaaattagtcAAATCTACAACAAGtcttacaaattttatttttcgtttacAGTGATGATGATTTCTGCTGGTAACCAGCTACAAAGCGAGAGGACAATGCGTTGTAGATATTAAATATAATCTCTGTTTCTTGTGCAGTATAATACATATAGATTAACTTTCCAATTTCTATTGCATTAAAAAAGCAGCAGTGACAATGCACTTAAATTTAGTCCCTACAGTATTACAGTATAGGTACTGTTTGTATTGCATACATTCACTttcaatgttttgcaaaagttttttaacattaCACGATGGTCTGTTACGATATTGTACTTTTATGCTCTTCGAGATACCCACGCAGCGTGTTTTTAAACTGACCACTTACATATTAGCCACAGCTGAAGAATAATAAGTTTAATAACCTATGGTGTTGCAGCATATTGCTGAGCCCTAGCAACATAGGCTAATGGCAGTGTTTATTACTCTGTAGTGACACCTAGGGGTGGTTATCTACACGAATATGTTTCAAAAACGAAAAGGAAGTGTTTCAATTGCGATTATTAAGTGAAGTTAATGGTATAACCAATAGCCTACTACACAGCCTGCAGTAATCTCAGTCATACAACTATTAATCATCAACAAAATTCGTGGTAAAGAAAGAATTTGACCGAGGGAAAATATCACCGGCTCATGTGCCTGCGATATTTTCCCTCCGCGCCCAGAGAGA belongs to Clavelina lepadiformis chromosome 6, kaClaLepa1.1, whole genome shotgun sequence and includes:
- the LOC143462702 gene encoding uncharacterized protein LOC143462702, with the translated sequence MVFVLIKLRPSKIRFMHKTINSNFSDGKSVNETVEKISSGEMSVNDLPKIKVTKKNGFYYSFDNRRLYVYRVLELRGLLDTVEVKKAPVRFFQEERFTTDNNGRCVRLAVGPTLPHASAESPASSSSDEDWSSESDVDSPYYYEDFGIDYDDTYNHYDDLNDYLTELHLGDDYDER